A window of the Janthinobacterium agaricidamnosum NBRC 102515 = DSM 9628 genome harbors these coding sequences:
- the tssB gene encoding type VI secretion system contractile sheath small subunit, with translation MSKKESVQKRLQKVRPPRVQMTYDVEIGDAIENKELPFVMGVVGDFSGNSEIEQKRLKERSFVGIDRDNFDEVMKGLEPRANFSVSNELDGEGGKFGVDLKFRSIDDFRPEAVVSQVEPLRKLLEARTKLADLRNKLAGNDKLEDILNDVLNSTEKLAQLGQQSAAKKED, from the coding sequence ATGTCAAAAAAAGAAAGTGTCCAGAAACGCCTGCAAAAGGTCCGGCCGCCACGGGTCCAGATGACCTATGACGTTGAAATCGGCGATGCCATCGAAAACAAGGAATTGCCGTTCGTGATGGGCGTGGTCGGCGATTTCAGCGGCAATTCGGAAATCGAACAAAAGCGCTTGAAGGAGCGCAGCTTCGTCGGCATCGACCGCGACAATTTCGATGAAGTCATGAAAGGCCTGGAGCCGCGCGCCAATTTCAGCGTGTCCAACGAGCTCGACGGCGAGGGCGGCAAGTTCGGGGTCGACTTGAAATTCCGCTCGATCGACGATTTCCGGCCGGAAGCCGTGGTCAGCCAGGTCGAACCGCTGCGCAAATTGCTGGAAGCGCGCACCAAGCTGGCCGACTTGCGCAACAAGCTGGCCGGCAACGACAAACTGGAAGACATCTTGAACGATGTCTTGAACAGCACCGAAAAACTGGCGCAGTTGGGCCAACAATCCGCCGCCAAGAAAGAAGACTGA
- the tssE gene encoding type VI secretion system baseplate subunit TssE: MKGFTPGLFDRLMDTHIQGSSTVTSSGIVTRMSIEDMKDTVARDLEALLNTRTVIPEEILKKYPECGKSIITYGLNDFAGLSLSSSDDRAYICQCLEKAIARHEPRLRNVQASLEVQEGSINRLNFAITALLVLNSAQEPVNFDAILQPSSLHYTISKARRTASSGA; this comes from the coding sequence ATGAAAGGCTTTACGCCGGGACTGTTCGATCGACTGATGGATACCCACATCCAGGGTTCGTCCACCGTGACCAGCAGCGGCATCGTCACGCGCATGTCGATCGAAGACATGAAGGACACCGTGGCGCGCGACCTGGAAGCGCTGCTCAATACGCGCACCGTGATCCCCGAAGAAATACTCAAGAAATACCCCGAATGCGGCAAGTCGATCATCACCTACGGCTTGAACGACTTTGCCGGCCTGAGCCTGTCGAGCTCGGATGACCGCGCCTACATTTGCCAGTGCCTGGAAAAAGCCATCGCCCGCCATGAACCGCGGCTGCGCAATGTGCAAGCGTCGCTGGAAGTGCAGGAAGGGTCGATCAACCGCCTCAATTTTGCCATTACCGCCTTGCTGGTGTTGAACTCAGCACAGGAACCCGTCAATTTCGACGCCATCTTGCAGCCATCGAGCTTGCATTACACCATCAGCAAGGCGCGCCGTACCGCGTCGTCGGGAGCCTGA
- the tssG gene encoding type VI secretion system baseplate subunit TssG, with protein MFTTKRRFEPSVIERLFEQPYRFQYFQAVRMLELWLKRHGVAHDGAVANYLRFQNSVSLNFPASQLESLQPEPQDLPRDARALSDALQRGALKYVRMTPAFMGFLGTAGSLPAHYTERIATHQLYEKDDGPRAFLDTFSNRALALFYEAWRKYRLELKYQIEGKDKFLPLLLSLAGLGHESLKHRLSDGGDGVLDESVGYFATAMSHRPVSAVSMAQVLSEYFGQAVKVTQFVGCWYDVPASQQSTLGGNNAVLGATAMVGARVWQRDLRMRLTVGPLARQHFESFLPGGKAARALEKMLTMFTGLCLEYEVQLVLRAADVQGTSLDSQRAGGRLGWDSFLITGGHPQDRADVRYEIHAL; from the coding sequence ATGTTCACCACGAAGCGGCGATTTGAACCTAGTGTAATCGAGCGCCTGTTCGAGCAGCCGTACCGCTTCCAGTATTTCCAGGCGGTGCGCATGCTCGAACTGTGGCTCAAGCGCCATGGCGTCGCGCATGACGGCGCGGTCGCCAATTATCTGCGCTTCCAGAATTCGGTGTCGCTCAATTTTCCGGCCAGCCAGCTGGAAAGCCTGCAGCCGGAACCGCAGGACTTGCCGCGCGACGCGCGCGCCTTGTCCGACGCCTTGCAGCGCGGCGCCTTGAAATACGTGCGCATGACGCCGGCCTTCATGGGGTTTCTCGGCACGGCCGGCAGCTTGCCGGCGCATTACACCGAACGCATCGCCACCCATCAGCTGTATGAAAAAGACGACGGCCCGCGCGCCTTCCTCGATACGTTTTCGAATCGGGCGCTGGCCCTGTTTTATGAGGCGTGGCGCAAATACCGGCTGGAGCTGAAATACCAGATCGAAGGCAAGGACAAATTCCTGCCGCTGCTGCTGTCGCTGGCCGGCCTCGGCCATGAATCGCTGAAACACCGGCTGTCCGACGGCGGCGACGGCGTGCTCGATGAGTCGGTCGGCTATTTCGCCACCGCCATGTCGCACCGGCCGGTCTCGGCCGTATCGATGGCCCAGGTGCTCAGCGAATATTTCGGCCAGGCCGTCAAGGTGACCCAGTTCGTCGGCTGCTGGTACGACGTGCCGGCCAGCCAGCAAAGCACCTTGGGCGGCAACAATGCCGTGCTCGGCGCCACCGCGATGGTTGGCGCGCGGGTCTGGCAGCGCGATTTGCGGATGCGCCTGACGGTCGGCCCGCTGGCGCGCCAGCATTTTGAATCCTTCCTGCCGGGCGGCAAGGCGGCGCGCGCGCTGGAAAAGATGCTGACCATGTTTACCGGCCTGTGCCTCGAATACGAAGTGCAGCTGGTGTTGCGCGCCGCCGACGTGCAAGGTACCAGCTTGGACAGCCAACGCGCCGGCGGGCGGCTGGGCTGGGACAGTTTCCTGATCACCGGCGGTCATCCGCAAGACCGGGCCGACGTGCGTTACGAGATCCATGCGCTATAA
- a CDS encoding lipoprotein, with protein MNPSSSIKFRQSLCVAACVLLLSACATTEPVKVVAPPTVAEMMAKAGAASNAGQKEAAIELWKQTATAFPADKEPWLRIAQTRYDAGQYGDAIINAQEVLLRDPADRVANSIVAISGLRLSTRALSDLSRQNNLSGSLRTESQDLAKLLRESLGETVLVPPKAAPAPAARNRGRAAPKPAASNDDSSANPFDGLK; from the coding sequence ATGAACCCAAGCTCCAGCATCAAATTCCGGCAGTCGCTGTGCGTCGCCGCCTGCGTCCTGCTACTCAGCGCCTGCGCCACCACCGAGCCGGTCAAGGTGGTCGCGCCGCCGACAGTTGCCGAGATGATGGCCAAGGCCGGCGCCGCGTCGAACGCCGGCCAAAAGGAAGCGGCGATCGAATTGTGGAAGCAGACCGCCACCGCTTTCCCGGCGGACAAGGAGCCATGGCTGCGTATCGCGCAAACCCGTTATGACGCAGGTCAATATGGCGACGCCATCATCAACGCCCAGGAAGTACTGCTGCGCGATCCGGCCGACCGCGTCGCCAACAGCATCGTGGCGATCAGCGGCTTGCGCCTGTCGACCCGCGCGCTGTCCGACCTGAGCCGCCAAAACAACCTGTCCGGCTCGCTACGCACCGAATCGCAAGACCTGGCCAAGCTGCTGCGCGAAAGCCTGGGCGAAACCGTGCTGGTGCCGCCGAAGGCCGCGCCGGCGCCGGCAGCCCGCAACCGCGGCCGCGCAGCGCCGAAACCGGCGGCCAGCAACGACGATTCCAGCGCCAATCCATTCGACGGCCTGAAGTAA
- the icmH gene encoding type IVB secretion system protein IcmH/DotU gives MNTNAPSLISGGNAAYAANLTASTAHSLMDLMYDGFYALFMLKNGNGPLDNNDFISKMTQFLDDFGRGAKKQGASADDIDAAKYAFCAAVDEIILRSPFSIREAWERRPLQLVLFGDQLAGENFFIRLESLRARGSVHLQALEVFHMCLLLGFQGRYILEGQEKLNYLTARLGDEIAHMKGKSAGFAPHAERPDQIINKLRNDVPLWVLCSVFALITALGYIGLRGMLVKNTEARMHAYNDVVKLAPRAANLTITLP, from the coding sequence ATGAATACCAATGCTCCTTCCCTCATCTCCGGCGGCAATGCCGCCTATGCGGCCAACTTGACGGCCAGCACCGCGCACAGCTTGATGGACTTGATGTACGACGGTTTTTACGCCCTCTTCATGCTGAAGAATGGCAACGGACCGCTGGACAACAACGATTTCATCAGCAAGATGACGCAATTTCTCGACGACTTCGGCCGTGGCGCGAAGAAACAAGGCGCCTCGGCCGACGACATCGACGCCGCCAAATATGCATTTTGCGCGGCGGTCGATGAAATCATCCTGCGCTCGCCGTTCAGCATCCGCGAAGCGTGGGAACGCCGGCCGCTGCAACTGGTGCTGTTCGGCGACCAATTGGCTGGCGAGAATTTTTTTATCCGCCTGGAAAGCTTGCGCGCGCGCGGCAGCGTCCACCTGCAAGCGCTGGAAGTGTTCCACATGTGTTTGCTGCTGGGTTTCCAGGGCCGCTACATCCTGGAAGGCCAGGAAAAATTGAATTACCTGACCGCCCGCCTCGGTGATGAAATTGCGCACATGAAAGGTAAAAGCGCCGGCTTCGCGCCACACGCCGAACGCCCGGACCAGATCATCAACAAATTGCGCAATGACGTGCCGCTGTGGGTGCTGTGCTCGGTATTCGCGCTGATCACCGCGCTCGGTTACATCGGCTTGCGCGGCATGCTGGTGAAAAACACCGAGGCCAGGATGCACGCCTACAACGACGTGGTCAAACTGGCGCCGCGCGCGGCCAACTTGACGATTACGCTGCCCTAA
- the tssF gene encoding type VI secretion system baseplate subunit TssF → MEELLPYYERELGFLRRYSREFSERYPKIAGRLLIGGEVCEDPHIERMIQSFALLNSRISKRLDDDYPEFTEALFDVLYPHYLRPFPSCSIARMDYSTAAAQLTAATEVPRGTELTTRPVKGVACTFRTAYPVTVAPVELSAAWFAAIMEAPEAVLLPPNVTSSLSITINSCAEQIGLGQLGLASLRVFIDGEPSFCAALRDALFMRTVKAYVEPEHNGRWLPLQKSPVGAAGFGEDEALIPFSARSHPAYRLLTEYFCFPEKFNFFDIDLSAVLAVLPDDCQSFTLHLALSGMRTDSNAARMLGTLSTNNVLLGCTPVVNLFQQRGDPIRLTHTSASYPVLADARRAFAFEVQAIDSVKLVRQTPQGESVVEFRPFYSLRHGETPEKHGHYWVMRRDEVMARKSPGYETEISIVDIDFDPAAIETDTLSLELTCTNRDLPVSLTYGLRGGDLFLEGGSSVRAISFLRKPTASHRFERGRGAHWRLISHLSLNHLSLAGGGLVAFQEMLALYDLPRSATSQRQIGGISAISHKAANAWLPGNPFACLVRGVEVRLTIDEEAFVGSGIHAFAHIVERFLGLYVHANSFTQLVIVSKKTGEELLRCSPRSGDLNLV, encoded by the coding sequence TTGGAAGAATTGTTACCGTATTACGAACGCGAGCTGGGATTCTTGCGCCGCTATTCGCGCGAATTCTCGGAACGCTATCCAAAAATCGCCGGGCGGCTGCTGATCGGCGGCGAAGTGTGCGAAGATCCGCATATCGAACGCATGATACAGTCGTTCGCGCTGCTCAATTCGCGCATTTCGAAGCGCCTCGACGACGATTATCCCGAATTCACCGAGGCGCTGTTCGACGTGCTGTATCCGCATTATTTGCGGCCGTTTCCATCGTGCTCGATCGCGCGCATGGATTACAGCACCGCCGCCGCCCAATTGACGGCGGCCACCGAAGTGCCGCGCGGTACCGAACTGACCACCCGTCCGGTCAAGGGCGTGGCCTGCACCTTCCGCACCGCCTATCCGGTGACGGTGGCGCCGGTCGAGCTCAGCGCGGCCTGGTTCGCCGCGATCATGGAGGCGCCGGAAGCGGTGCTGCTGCCGCCGAACGTCACGTCCAGCCTGTCGATCACGATCAACAGCTGCGCCGAACAGATAGGACTCGGCCAGCTGGGCCTGGCCTCGCTGCGGGTATTCATCGACGGCGAGCCGTCGTTTTGCGCGGCGCTGCGCGATGCGCTGTTCATGCGCACCGTCAAGGCTTATGTCGAACCGGAGCACAATGGCCGCTGGCTGCCGCTGCAAAAAAGCCCGGTCGGCGCCGCCGGTTTTGGCGAAGACGAAGCGCTGATCCCGTTTTCGGCCCGTTCGCATCCGGCGTACCGGCTGCTGACCGAATATTTCTGCTTTCCTGAAAAATTCAATTTCTTCGATATCGACCTGAGCGCCGTGCTGGCCGTGCTGCCGGACGATTGCCAGAGCTTTACCTTGCACCTGGCGCTGAGCGGCATGCGCACCGATTCGAATGCGGCGCGCATGCTGGGTACCTTGTCGACCAATAATGTGCTGCTCGGCTGCACGCCGGTGGTCAACCTGTTCCAGCAGCGCGGCGACCCGATCCGCCTGACCCATACCTCGGCCAGCTACCCGGTACTGGCCGATGCGCGGCGCGCTTTCGCCTTTGAAGTGCAGGCGATCGACTCGGTAAAACTGGTGCGCCAGACGCCGCAGGGCGAATCGGTGGTCGAATTCCGGCCGTTTTATTCGCTGCGCCACGGCGAAACGCCGGAAAAGCATGGCCATTACTGGGTCATGCGGCGCGATGAAGTGATGGCCCGGAAAAGTCCCGGTTACGAAACCGAGATTTCCATCGTCGATATCGATTTCGACCCGGCGGCGATTGAAACCGATACGCTGAGCCTGGAACTGACGTGCACCAACCGCGATTTGCCGGTCTCGCTGACGTACGGCTTGCGCGGCGGCGACCTGTTCCTGGAAGGCGGTTCCAGCGTGCGCGCCATCAGTTTCTTGCGCAAGCCGACCGCCTCGCACCGCTTCGAACGGGGCCGCGGCGCGCACTGGCGGCTGATTTCGCACCTGTCGCTGAACCATCTGTCGCTGGCCGGCGGCGGCCTGGTAGCGTTCCAGGAAATGCTGGCCCTGTACGACTTGCCCCGTTCGGCCACGTCGCAGCGGCAAATCGGCGGCATCAGCGCGATCAGCCACAAGGCGGCCAACGCCTGGCTGCCGGGCAACCCGTTCGCCTGCCTGGTGCGCGGCGTCGAAGTGCGCCTGACCATCGATGAAGAAGCGTTTGTCGGCAGCGGCATCCACGCCTTCGCCCATATCGTCGAACGTTTTCTCGGCCTGTACGTTCACGCCAACAGCTTTACGCAACTGGTCATCGTATCTAAAAAAACCGGAGAGGAGCTGTTGCGATGTTCACCACGAAGCGGCGATTTGAACCTAGTGTAA
- a CDS encoding type VI secretion system Vgr family protein, which yields MTIAASLDALFGTGLSQHARLITLASAQDPDLPQSLAAEWFSGREAVNQLFHFDIDALSTSTNLQLGKFIGEEITVKLLQADGSYRSWHGLCTAAAWSGADGGLARYRLRLEPALSLLGLRRDNYIFQDKTARDILTELLADYPQVRFDFDISQELTARPVWAQYRESDLEFLMRVLAAEGLSWRFEHEQDGQASALGHARHRIIFFDSKAVAPETPGGATLRFHGVRATDSDDAIDQFAARRQLQPNAVSISSWDPQELFAPGAGHATSLDAGELPALELYDGSGERHHADYGAADPHCELMLQALELNNKTFDGAGSVRRLAAGHAFRLGQHASHADGADSFTVLWVRHEAHNNLPQTMLKTPARIATGXXHTLN from the coding sequence ATGACGATAGCCGCCAGCCTTGACGCCCTGTTTGGCACCGGCCTGAGCCAGCACGCGCGCCTGATCACGCTGGCGTCCGCCCAGGACCCGGACTTGCCGCAATCGCTGGCCGCCGAATGGTTCAGCGGCCGCGAAGCGGTAAACCAGTTATTCCATTTCGACATCGATGCGCTGAGTACCTCGACCAATTTGCAATTGGGTAAGTTCATCGGCGAGGAAATCACTGTCAAATTATTGCAAGCGGACGGCAGCTATCGCTCGTGGCACGGCTTGTGCACCGCTGCCGCCTGGAGCGGCGCCGACGGCGGTCTGGCGCGTTACCGCTTGCGGCTGGAACCGGCGCTATCGCTGCTGGGCTTGCGGCGCGACAACTATATTTTCCAGGACAAGACCGCGCGCGATATCCTCACTGAATTACTGGCCGATTACCCGCAGGTACGCTTCGATTTTGATATCAGCCAGGAATTGACGGCGCGTCCGGTCTGGGCCCAGTACCGCGAAAGCGACCTGGAATTTCTGATGCGGGTGCTGGCCGCCGAAGGCTTGAGCTGGCGTTTCGAGCATGAACAGGATGGCCAGGCATCCGCGCTCGGCCATGCCAGACATCGCATCATCTTCTTCGACAGCAAGGCCGTGGCGCCAGAAACGCCGGGCGGCGCCACGCTGCGTTTTCATGGCGTGCGCGCCACCGACAGCGACGACGCCATCGACCAGTTCGCGGCGCGCCGACAACTGCAGCCGAACGCGGTCAGCATCAGCAGTTGGGATCCGCAAGAATTGTTCGCACCCGGCGCCGGGCATGCGACCAGCCTGGACGCCGGCGAATTGCCGGCGCTGGAGCTGTATGACGGCAGCGGCGAGCGCCACCATGCCGATTACGGCGCGGCGGATCCGCACTGCGAGCTGATGCTGCAAGCGTTGGAGCTGAACAATAAAACCTTCGACGGCGCCGGTTCGGTGCGCCGCCTGGCGGCCGGCCACGCCTTCCGACTTGGCCAGCACGCGTCGCATGCCGACGGTGCCGACAGTTTTACGGTGTTATGGGTACGACACGAAGCGCATAATAACTTGCCGCAAACGATGCTCAAAACGCCCGCCCGGATCGCAACAGGAANNNNNCACACACTTAATTAA
- the tssK gene encoding type VI secretion system baseplate subunit TssK, with translation MSISSKVLWGEGLFLRPQHFQQQDQYHEHRLHESVKALHPYSWGVSHVQIDRDALANNTLRVQELALIFQDGEIYNAPGNDDLPEAVDLSNLLQSQQSVTFYAALPSFKHFGGNFAPAGQPSNAARFAPANLETPDLYTQAALAELTYLKKSLRLVAEAEPRDSYVNFPLLRLRRLSTGGFEADPAFVPPSLSIRSAPLLFLQLRRLIDALQAKVNALYGHHREPSKNVIEFRSGDMSSFWLLHTASSAFASLSHYFHHPALHPERLYEQLLGLAGALMTFSKTHSLTDLPPYQHADPGPSFAKVHGIIRELLDTVISSKYFSIALTEVKPSYHHGMLDSGKIDDKTSFYLAVSADLPALELVEVVPLRFKVGAPDDVEKFVLSAMPGVRLQHSPQVPAAVPVRPDTYYFTIEAKGQMYERMLQAQSISIYVPSGMRDLKLELVAVTS, from the coding sequence ATGAGCATTTCAAGCAAAGTCTTATGGGGTGAAGGGTTGTTCTTGCGCCCCCAGCATTTCCAGCAGCAGGACCAGTACCACGAGCATCGCCTGCATGAAAGCGTCAAGGCGCTGCATCCTTATTCATGGGGCGTGAGCCACGTGCAGATCGACCGCGACGCCCTGGCCAACAATACTTTGCGGGTACAGGAACTGGCGCTGATCTTCCAGGACGGCGAAATCTACAATGCGCCCGGCAACGATGACTTGCCGGAAGCCGTGGATTTGAGCAACCTGCTGCAATCCCAGCAAAGCGTGACGTTCTACGCTGCCCTGCCCTCGTTCAAACACTTCGGCGGCAACTTCGCGCCGGCCGGCCAGCCCAGCAACGCCGCGCGTTTCGCGCCGGCCAACCTGGAAACGCCGGACCTGTACACCCAGGCCGCGCTGGCCGAACTGACTTACCTGAAAAAGTCGCTGCGCCTGGTGGCGGAAGCGGAGCCGCGTGATTCCTATGTGAACTTTCCGTTGCTGCGCCTGCGCCGTTTGTCGACCGGCGGCTTTGAAGCGGACCCGGCGTTCGTACCGCCCAGCCTGTCGATCCGCAGCGCCCCGCTGCTGTTCTTGCAATTACGGCGCCTGATCGATGCGCTGCAAGCCAAGGTCAATGCGCTGTATGGCCACCATCGCGAACCGAGCAAGAATGTGATCGAATTCCGTTCCGGCGACATGTCGTCGTTCTGGCTGCTGCACACGGCAAGCTCGGCATTTGCATCGCTGAGCCACTATTTCCATCATCCGGCGCTGCACCCGGAACGCTTGTACGAGCAGTTGCTGGGCCTGGCCGGCGCCTTGATGACGTTCTCGAAAACCCACTCGCTGACCGACTTGCCGCCTTACCAGCACGCCGATCCGGGACCGTCGTTCGCCAAAGTGCACGGCATCATCCGGGAACTGCTCGATACCGTAATTTCGTCTAAATATTTCTCCATCGCATTGACAGAGGTTAAACCTTCCTACCATCACGGCATGCTCGATTCCGGCAAGATCGACGACAAGACCAGTTTTTACCTGGCCGTGTCGGCCGATTTGCCGGCACTGGAACTGGTCGAGGTGGTGCCGCTGCGCTTCAAGGTCGGCGCGCCGGACGATGTCGAAAAATTCGTGCTGTCGGCGATGCCCGGCGTGCGCCTGCAACATTCGCCGCAAGTGCCGGCGGCGGTGCCGGTGCGGCCCGATACCTATTACTTCACCATCGAAGCGAAGGGCCAGATGTATGAACGCATGTTGCAAGCCCAGTCGATCTCGATCTACGTGCCCTCGGGCATGCGTGATTTAAAACTTGAACTTGTTGCCGTAACCTCTTGA
- a CDS encoding Hcp family type VI secretion system effector: protein MAIDVYLQIDGIKGESTDTGHKDWIECKSVQWEVLQPKSATASTGGGHTAERTEHKDIVIAKLADLATPLLLQNCSSGKTIPKAKIEFLRADGQGERIKYFEIEIENVLISSVSPRVVAGDILTEDLALKYSKVKWKYTQQKVGGGSGGNTSGGWDLSANKTA, encoded by the coding sequence ATGGCAATCGACGTCTACTTGCAAATTGATGGCATCAAAGGTGAATCCACCGACACCGGCCACAAAGATTGGATCGAATGCAAGTCGGTCCAGTGGGAAGTGTTGCAACCCAAATCGGCCACCGCGTCGACCGGCGGCGGTCATACCGCCGAGCGCACCGAGCACAAGGATATTGTGATCGCCAAGCTGGCCGACCTGGCCACGCCTTTGCTGTTGCAAAACTGCTCCTCGGGCAAAACCATTCCTAAAGCCAAGATCGAATTCTTGCGCGCGGATGGCCAGGGCGAGCGCATCAAGTATTTCGAAATCGAAATCGAAAACGTCCTGATCAGCAGCGTATCGCCCAGGGTCGTCGCCGGCGACATCCTGACCGAAGACCTGGCGCTGAAATATTCCAAAGTGAAATGGAAATATACCCAGCAAAAAGTGGGCGGCGGTTCGGGCGGCAATACTTCCGGCGGCTGGGATCTGTCGGCGAACAAAACAGCGTAA
- the tssC gene encoding type VI secretion system contractile sheath large subunit: MSVQMTPTAAGGATTEMALLDQIVEQSKVAKSSTEHARAKDIISELVSQVMEGTVVVSNNLGATIDARVAELDRLISAQLSAIMHAPEFQKLESSWTGLHYLVKNTSTGQNLKIKMMNATKRELVKDFQSALEFDQSTMFKKVYEEEFGTFGGAPFGALLGDFEISRQPEDMYFIEQMSHIAAASHAPFISSAAPELFGLETYSDLGKPRDLTKIFDTVEYIKWKSFRESEDSRYVGLTLPRFLGRLPFNPADGATTEGFNFVEDVDGTDHHKYLWCNAAYAFGTKLTSAFEDFGWCAAIRGVEGGGLVEGLPTHTFKTDEGEVALKCPTEIAITDRREKELSDLGFISLVHCKNTDYAAFFGAQSTQKAKKYNTDSANANAVLSAQLQYIFAVSRIAHYMKAMMRDKIGSFAAASNVEDFLNRWLTQYVLLDDNASQEQKAQFPLREASVQVSEVPGRPGVYRAVSFLRPHFQLDELSVSLRLVAELPQSTKS, translated from the coding sequence ATGTCCGTCCAAATGACCCCCACCGCAGCCGGCGGCGCGACCACCGAAATGGCGTTGCTGGACCAGATCGTCGAACAAAGCAAGGTCGCCAAGTCGAGCACCGAACACGCGCGCGCCAAAGACATCATCAGCGAGCTGGTCAGCCAGGTGATGGAGGGCACGGTAGTCGTGTCCAACAACCTGGGCGCCACCATCGACGCCCGGGTCGCCGAGCTGGACCGCCTGATTTCCGCGCAATTGAGCGCCATCATGCATGCGCCTGAATTCCAGAAGCTCGAAAGCAGCTGGACCGGCTTGCATTACCTGGTCAAAAACACCTCGACCGGCCAAAACCTGAAAATCAAGATGATGAACGCCACCAAGCGCGAACTGGTCAAGGATTTCCAGAGCGCGCTGGAATTCGACCAGTCGACCATGTTCAAGAAGGTCTACGAAGAAGAGTTCGGCACCTTCGGCGGCGCCCCGTTCGGCGCCTTGCTGGGCGATTTCGAAATTTCGCGCCAGCCGGAAGACATGTATTTCATCGAGCAAATGTCGCATATCGCGGCCGCCTCGCACGCGCCATTCATTTCGTCGGCGGCGCCGGAACTGTTTGGCCTGGAAACGTATAGCGACCTCGGCAAGCCGCGCGACTTGACCAAGATCTTCGATACCGTCGAGTACATCAAGTGGAAATCGTTCCGCGAATCGGAAGATTCGCGTTATGTCGGCCTGACCTTGCCGCGTTTCCTGGGCCGCTTGCCATTCAACCCGGCCGATGGCGCGACCACCGAAGGCTTTAATTTCGTCGAAGACGTCGATGGCACCGATCACCACAAATACCTGTGGTGCAACGCGGCGTACGCGTTCGGCACCAAGCTGACCAGCGCGTTCGAGGATTTCGGCTGGTGCGCGGCGATCCGCGGCGTCGAAGGCGGCGGTCTGGTCGAAGGCTTGCCGACCCACACCTTCAAGACCGATGAAGGCGAAGTCGCGCTGAAATGCCCGACCGAGATCGCGATCACCGACCGGCGCGAAAAAGAACTTAGCGACCTGGGCTTCATTTCGCTGGTGCATTGCAAAAACACCGATTACGCGGCGTTTTTCGGCGCCCAGTCGACCCAGAAAGCCAAAAAATACAATACCGATTCGGCCAACGCCAACGCGGTCTTGTCGGCCCAGTTGCAATACATCTTCGCCGTGTCGCGCATCGCCCACTACATGAAAGCGATGATGCGCGACAAGATCGGCAGCTTTGCCGCCGCATCGAACGTGGAAGACTTCCTGAACCGTTGGCTGACCCAGTATGTCTTGCTGGACGATAACGCCAGCCAGGAGCAGAAAGCCCAATTCCCGTTGCGCGAAGCGTCGGTGCAGGTATCGGAAGTGCCGGGCCGCCCAGGCGTTTATCGCGCCGTGTCGTTCTTGCGTCCGCACTTCCAGCTGGATGAACTGTCCGTGTCGCTGCGCCTGGTCGCGGAATTGCCGCAGTCGACCAAATCCTAA